The nucleotide window ATCAATTAACGCGGTTGCCGAAACATATGATCTGGCAGCACGCGAAGAAGACTTGGCATCCCCAATGTCCAAAATATCCGGAAAACGAGTAAACCGATTCTTGCACATTGCGGAATCTGCAAATGATCTGGTATTGCAAAACAAAATGCAAAGAAAGCTTGGTCAGCTTACCGGAACGTGCTTTCAGCGATGCGTAGGAATGGATGCGCTAAATTCGCTGCATTCCACAACATTTGAAATTGATGAAAAACATCACACCAATTATCACAAAAGATTACTAGCTTTTATCAAAAAGATGCAAGAAGAGAACTTTGTAATCGGTGGCGCAATGACTGATGTCAAAGGAGACAGAAGCAAGGCACCATCTGAGCAAGCAGACCCAGATCTGTTCGTCCATATCACAAAAAGAACAGCCGACGGCGTATACGTTACTGGCGCAAAGGCTCACCAAACAGGTGTAATCAATTCACACTGGATGATAATAATGCCAACCATACGACTGTTAGAAAAAGACAAGGACTGGGGAATTGTAGGTGCAATTCCAGTAGATGCTCCTGGAATTACGTACATCTACGGACGTCAATCATGTGATACCAGAAGTATGGAGGAGGGAGACATTGATGCAGGTAACTCACAGTTTGCAGGCCAAGAGGCAATGGTCATACTGGACAATGTGTTCATTCCAAATGATCTCATATTCATGAATGGTGAGGTAGAGTTTGCAGCAATGCTAGTTGAGCGATTCACATGCTATCACAGAAGAAGCTATGTCTGCAAGACAGGCCTTGGCGATGTACTAATTGGCGCAGCAGCTGCCATTTCTGACTATAATGGAATTCCAGACGTGTCTCACATTCGCGACAAGCTAGTAGAGATGACGCATCTAAACGAGTCCATCTTTGCTGCAGGCATTTCATCATCATACCAAGCACAAGAAATGAAGTCAGGCGTGTGGCTAAATGACGACATGCTGGCAAATGTCTGCAAGCACAATGTTACTCGATTCCCATATGAAATCTCAAGGCTAGCGCAGGATATCGCAGGCGGCCTTGTTGTAACATTACCGTCTGAGCAAGACTTTAGAAATACGACAACCGGACCACTCCTCAAAAAATACTTGGCTGGAAGGAAGGGAACAGATGTCGAAAACAGAATGAGAATTCTAAGATTAATCGAGAACATGACACTTGGCAGAAACGCAGTTGGCTATCTGACTGAATCCATGCACGGCGCAGGCTCACCACAGGCACAGAGAATCCAAATTGCAAGACAAATGCAGCTTGGCTACAAGAAAAACCTGGCAAAGAATCTGGCAAACGTAAAAGAGGATGCAGAAGAGAGCAAAGAAAACTCGGACTATTTCAAGCGGGTCTTTAAAATCCCAAAATAGATCCTAAGATATATTTTCAAAGTCAAAACATTTCGCTAAATATTACGCGGATGATTCAGAACAAGTTGTATAGTCTTGCAAGTGGCACACTAGTGGCTGGCTTTGTTGTAGCTATTTTGCTGTCAATTTTTACCTGATACGTCTCTGGATCGATTTCTATTTTTGGCGTGGTGTCATTGAGAACCATGTCTTTTTTGCCAATGTTTCTACAATTCCTTACTGCAAGGAATTTCTTTGAGACACCAAGCTTGTCCTCAAGGCCGTTTTCTAGTGCAAGTTTTGATGTGAATACAAAGGAGATCGCTTGCTTTGCTTTTCCCAATGCTCCAAACATCGGCCTGTAATAGACTGGCTCTGTGGTGGGAATTGATGCATTTGGGTCACCCATCAAGGAATATGCAATCATTCCACCCTTGATTATCATTTTTGGCTTTGCGCCAAAAAATTGCGGAGACCAGACTATGATATCTGCTATTTTGCCTGGCTCCAAGGATCCGACATATTCAGATATTCCATGAGTTATTGCGGGATTGATTGTTATTTTTGCCAAGTAACGCTTTACTCTGAAATTGTCATTGTCACCTGTTTCATTTTGGTGCCTCCCTGAGATCTTTTTCATCTTGTCTGCGCTCTGCCAGTTCCTAGTTGTTACCTCGCCAATTCTGCCCATTGCTTGACTATCCGATGACATCATGCTTAGTGCGCCAATGTCATGAAGTATGTCCTCTGCAGCTATTGTCTCTGCGCGGATTCTTGATTCGGCAAATGAGACGTCTTCTGGAACGGAAGAATTGAGGTGATGACAGACCATCATCATGTCAAGATGCTCATCAAGTGTGTTTACCGTAAATGGTCTGGTGGGGTTTGTAGATGATGGCAAGATGTTTGCCTCACTCGCTATTTTCATAATGTCTGGGGCATGGCCTCCGCCTGCGCCCTCTGTGTGGTATGTGTGAATTGCCCTTCCGGCAATTGCAGCTATGGTATCATCAACATAGCCACACTCGTTTAGTGTGTCCGTGTGTATGGCAACCTGGGTATCTGTCTTGTCGGCAACTCGTAGTGCCGCATCTATTGTTGCTGGCGTGGTACCCCAGTCCTCGTGCAGCTTGAGCCCACACGCACCCTCCCGTATCTGATCAATCAGTGATGCTTCTTCGGAGTCATTGCCCTTTCCCAAAAATCCAAAATTCATGGGAAATTCTTCTGTAGCCTCTATCATTTTGTGTATGTACCATTTTCCTGGAGTGCATGTTGTTGCATTGGTCCCATCTGCCGGACCCGTTCCGCCACCGATCATGGTGGTAGTACCGCCACAAATTGCGTCGATTGTCTGCTGTGGAGAAATAAAATGAATGTGCGTATCCACCGCACCGGGGGTGCAAATCAAATGTTCGCCAGAAATCACCTCGGTGTTTGATGATATTATAATGTCAACTCCGTCCATGATGTTTGGATTGCCAGCCTTTCCAATACCTGCAATCTTTCCATCCTTGACTCCAATGTCTGCCTTGATTATTCCAAGGATCGGATCAAGCACAATTGCGTTTGTAATTACCAGATCCACTGAATCATTGCGGCTAGTGCCACTTGCCTGTGCCATTCCATCACGTATGCTCTTTCCCCCACCAAAGACTGCCTCATCTCCATACCTGAGCAAGTCCTTTTCAATTTCTATGATTAGGTCCGTGTCTCCTAGCCTTACCTTATCTCCAATGGTGGGGCCAAAAAGATCCACATACTTTTTTCTTGGAATCTCTAGTGTCATGCGCCCCGAAATCCTCCCTTTTTGGCCTTCTCTAGTGCATCTGATTTCTTTTCAGACAATGGTCCATTAACCAGTCCACTAAATCCAAAAACGATTCTTTTTCCACCGTATTCTGTTAGCTCGACGCTTTTTGTCTCGCCCGGCTCAAATCGAATAGATGTGCCTGATGCGATATTGAGATGAAATCCATATGCCTGCTCACGCACAAACTCAAGGGCCTTGTTTGACTCAAAAAAGTGTGTATGAGAGCCAACCTGAATCGGCCTATCGCCGGTGTTTTTGACTGATATTGTGATTGTTTTTTTTCCCTGGTTTGCAATTATTGGTTTCTCAGAGATGAAATATTCGCCAGGTATCATATGCATCACACAATTGGATCATGGACTGTGACCAGCTTTGTTCCGTCATCAAAAGTAGCTTCGACTTGTATGGTGTGGATTATTTCCGGCACTCCTGGCAGGACATCATTCTTTGTTAGAACTCTTCTGCCGGAGCTCATCAAGTCTGCAACGGACTTGCCGTCCCTTGCCCCTTCTAGTATATGATCAGTTATAATGGCAACTGCCTCTGGATGATTAAGCTTGAGGCCTCTTGTTTTTCTCTTGCGTGCAAGCTCTGCTGCCAAAAAAATATGTAATTTATCTATCTCCCTTGGAGTCAAAAACATGCTTTGTTTTGATGGATCTTGTATTTAATAATTCTAAGAGAGAAAAAGTATAACTTTACAAAATTCTATTATTGATCATTGCTTAAGGTTGAAAAAATTATAGGAAATGTTTTTGAGAATCCTGAGCTTGCAAAAGAATTCGAGTCTAATTCATACAATGAAAACTACAAGACAGTAAGCATTTCACGCTATGATCTTGAAAAAACAAGACTAAAGCAAAAAGCATCTGATGGCACACAAATCGGGATTAATCTTGATGGTGGCAAAAAAATGGCGCACGGAGACGTGTTTTATGGTGATGATGTAAAAGTCCTAATACAACAAATCCCAGAGCAAACAATCTTGGTAAGGTTTGCAGGCCTTGAGCCAAAACTTCTCGTCCTAATTGGGCACATCATAGGCAATCTGCACAGGCCTGTCTCTTTGGAGGCTGATTCTATCTCATTTCCTATTCATGATAAAGGGGAAATTGATCTGTTTAGGACGCTATTTCGGGACTATGTGGATAAAATCGAGCTAATTATAGAGGAGAAAATTTTTCAGCCTCACAAATCAATGAATGTCCATGAGCACTGACTTTTCCAGCCTCAGTATGATGCAGCTATCTGACTCTTTCTTCCCAGCTGGGCTCTATACAATGTCAAATGGGCTTGAAACCCTATACCACCAAAAGATGGTAATCAATGCAGATGGCGTAAAAGAGCTGATTCAAACGTATTATCTGCAGCAAGTGGGGCCTGCCGACTGTGTAGCGCTTGCAAATGCATATGATTTTGCAATTCATGGGGATCTTGGTGGTGTCATGTTGGTTGATGATATTATTTGCAAAATCAAACTGGTAAAGGAGCAGCGAGAGGCATCGATGCGATCCGGAAGACAGCTCATCAAGTGTGTCTTAGCACTTGGGAATAACCCGCTCATCACACAATATCACAATGAAATCATAAAATCTCACACCCCTGGGACATATCCAGTATCTTTTTCCGTTGCCGCACAAGCATTTGGCATATCAAAACAAAATGCTTGTCTGATGTTGTTTTATGGATTTGGAGTGAGTATAGTCGGAGCTGCACTGCGCCTTGGAATAATACAGCACATTGAAAGCCAGCAAATACTAGACTCACTCAAGCCAATAATCAGTGAACAAGTAAACAAGTACATCTCAAAACCATATGATCAAATTTGGCAGTTCTCGCCACAAGCGGACATTTTTCAGATGCACCATGAAAAAATGGAAGCAAAAATGTTCATAACATAAGGAGAAAGACAATGCCAAAAAGAATCCCAAGAATTGGAATCGGCGGCCCAGTTGGCTCTGGAAAAAGCATGCTGATTGAAAAAATAGTTCCAGTGCTTGCAAAGCGTGGCTATAGAATCTGTGTCATATCAAATGATGTCATCTCAAAAGAAGATGCAAACAGAATCAGAAAAAACCTGGCAACAGAGCAGGGATTGCTGCCTGAAAACATGGTAATTGGAATTGCCACCGGCGGATGCCCACACACTGCAATACGTGAAGACCCCTCCATGAATTTGGCACTAATTGAGGAAATCGAGCAAGAGCATACTGAGCTTGACTTGATAATTCTTGAAAGCGGCGGTGATAATGTAATGACCACATTCAGTCCGGCTCTGGCGGATTATTTTATTTACATAGTTGATGTCTCAGGCGGAGACAAGTATCCAAGAAAGGGAGGACTCGGAATAGAATCATGTGATCTGCTGGTGATTAACAAAATTGATCTTGCTGGACTGATCAATGCCGACCTTTCAGTCATGGACAGGGATGCAAAAACACTCCGCAAAGGAAAACCGCACGTGTTTGTAAATTGCAAGAATGACACCGGCATAGAACAAGTAGTCAGTCACATTGTAGAGGATCTGCTTTTTGAGGAATTGCCAAAGGCGCATTACACATGATTCCACTAGGAAAGCTGGAAAAAATACCGGCAGAGTTTGAGCAATACCTACAAGATGATTCCAATATTGTTGAAAAAACAGGCATTCTGAAAATCTCACTAGAGATGGACCAAACAAAAAACAAGACCATAGTGATACATCAATATTCCAAGGCCCCACTCCTTACGCAAAAAGCGCTACATTACGATGTCGCAAATCCATCAATGGCTTATCTGTTTTTGATGTCATCCTCAGGAGGAATTCTCCAAGGTGATAGATATCACATCGAAATATCGGTAAAAAACAAAGGAATTGCAAACATCACCACACAGGGCGCTACACGAATCTACAAAATGGATTCCAACTACGCAACCCAGTTTGTGGACATTGATGTGGATGATAATTCCTATCTTGAATTTCTACCAGATCAAATCATTCCGTACAAAAAATCCAGATATTTCCAGCAAGTGCAAATAACTACAGGATTCGACTCTACATTGGTATATTCAGAGGTGATAACTCCTGGGCGTGTTGCCATGGGGGAATTGTTTGATTATGATCTATGTTATCTCAGGTTGACTGCAAAAAACAAAGGCGGCAAAATTCTATTCATGGATTCTGCCCGACTTGATCCAAAAGAGCAGCAATTTAGCCAAATTGGAGTTTTAGGAACCAAGTCTGTTTTTGGAATCCTTTACATCATAACAAAAAAGGAACAACTAGAACAAATCTCAACTGATATAGACGTAATCTTGGATAATGTTGAGACAATTGGTGGCTACTCATTTCTACCAGAAGACTCTGGGTTGGTTGTACGACTGATTGGGAATTCCTCTGAAGACATCAAAGCCGTCATACATGACTGTGTGAGGGTTGTAAGAAAGTACATCCTGAATTCTACATTTGATCAAATTCGGAAAACCTAGTCTTTAGGATCATAAAATAAATTGCAAAAATCATGAGCATCATTAATTATTCATCATGCAATAATGTGATAATGACAAGACCCTTGTATTTTTGGACTCAAAGAATCCTGAATTTTATTTTGTATCTTTTTCCGGTTCATCCTTTAGGGTGAGATCTGGATCCTTTGGAGCAACATCAGAATAGGTGTTGTCATCTGTCTTTGCAAATTCTTCAGTTGTGGCTTGGCTCTCCTTCGGCATCTCAGTCTCTATCTTTGACTCTTTTTTCTCCTTTGA belongs to Candidatus Nitrosotenuis cloacae and includes:
- a CDS encoding urease accessory protein UreD, with the translated sequence MIPLGKLEKIPAEFEQYLQDDSNIVEKTGILKISLEMDQTKNKTIVIHQYSKAPLLTQKALHYDVANPSMAYLFLMSSSGGILQGDRYHIEISVKNKGIANITTQGATRIYKMDSNYATQFVDIDVDDNSYLEFLPDQIIPYKKSRYFQQVQITTGFDSTLVYSEVITPGRVAMGELFDYDLCYLRLTAKNKGGKILFMDSARLDPKEQQFSQIGVLGTKSVFGILYIITKKEQLEQISTDIDVILDNVETIGGYSFLPEDSGLVVRLIGNSSEDIKAVIHDCVRVVRKYILNSTFDQIRKT
- the ureG gene encoding urease accessory protein UreG; translation: MPKRIPRIGIGGPVGSGKSMLIEKIVPVLAKRGYRICVISNDVISKEDANRIRKNLATEQGLLPENMVIGIATGGCPHTAIREDPSMNLALIEEIEQEHTELDLIILESGGDNVMTTFSPALADYFIYIVDVSGGDKYPRKGGLGIESCDLLVINKIDLAGLINADLSVMDRDAKTLRKGKPHVFVNCKNDTGIEQVVSHIVEDLLFEELPKAHYT
- the ureC gene encoding urease subunit alpha, giving the protein MTLEIPRKKYVDLFGPTIGDKVRLGDTDLIIEIEKDLLRYGDEAVFGGGKSIRDGMAQASGTSRNDSVDLVITNAIVLDPILGIIKADIGVKDGKIAGIGKAGNPNIMDGVDIIISSNTEVISGEHLICTPGAVDTHIHFISPQQTIDAICGGTTTMIGGGTGPADGTNATTCTPGKWYIHKMIEATEEFPMNFGFLGKGNDSEEASLIDQIREGACGLKLHEDWGTTPATIDAALRVADKTDTQVAIHTDTLNECGYVDDTIAAIAGRAIHTYHTEGAGGGHAPDIMKIASEANILPSSTNPTRPFTVNTLDEHLDMMMVCHHLNSSVPEDVSFAESRIRAETIAAEDILHDIGALSMMSSDSQAMGRIGEVTTRNWQSADKMKKISGRHQNETGDNDNFRVKRYLAKITINPAITHGISEYVGSLEPGKIADIIVWSPQFFGAKPKMIIKGGMIAYSLMGDPNASIPTTEPVYYRPMFGALGKAKQAISFVFTSKLALENGLEDKLGVSKKFLAVRNCRNIGKKDMVLNDTTPKIEIDPETYQVKIDSKIATTKPATSVPLARLYNLF
- a CDS encoding urease accessory protein UreE — translated: MLKVEKIIGNVFENPELAKEFESNSYNENYKTVSISRYDLEKTRLKQKASDGTQIGINLDGGKKMAHGDVFYGDDVKVLIQQIPEQTILVRFAGLEPKLLVLIGHIIGNLHRPVSLEADSISFPIHDKGEIDLFRTLFRDYVDKIELIIEEKIFQPHKSMNVHEH
- a CDS encoding 4-hydroxyphenylacetate 3-hydroxylase family protein, producing the protein MAIKTGQDYIQSLKGRKLTVYLFGEQVQDPVEHPMIRPSINAVAETYDLAAREEDLASPMSKISGKRVNRFLHIAESANDLVLQNKMQRKLGQLTGTCFQRCVGMDALNSLHSTTFEIDEKHHTNYHKRLLAFIKKMQEENFVIGGAMTDVKGDRSKAPSEQADPDLFVHITKRTADGVYVTGAKAHQTGVINSHWMIIMPTIRLLEKDKDWGIVGAIPVDAPGITYIYGRQSCDTRSMEEGDIDAGNSQFAGQEAMVILDNVFIPNDLIFMNGEVEFAAMLVERFTCYHRRSYVCKTGLGDVLIGAAAAISDYNGIPDVSHIRDKLVEMTHLNESIFAAGISSSYQAQEMKSGVWLNDDMLANVCKHNVTRFPYEISRLAQDIAGGLVVTLPSEQDFRNTTTGPLLKKYLAGRKGTDVENRMRILRLIENMTLGRNAVGYLTESMHGAGSPQAQRIQIARQMQLGYKKNLAKNLANVKEDAEESKENSDYFKRVFKIPK
- a CDS encoding urease subunit gamma; the protein is MFLTPREIDKLHIFLAAELARKRKTRGLKLNHPEAVAIITDHILEGARDGKSVADLMSSGRRVLTKNDVLPGVPEIIHTIQVEATFDDGTKLVTVHDPIV
- a CDS encoding urease accessory protein UreF — encoded protein: MSTDFSSLSMMQLSDSFFPAGLYTMSNGLETLYHQKMVINADGVKELIQTYYLQQVGPADCVALANAYDFAIHGDLGGVMLVDDIICKIKLVKEQREASMRSGRQLIKCVLALGNNPLITQYHNEIIKSHTPGTYPVSFSVAAQAFGISKQNACLMLFYGFGVSIVGAALRLGIIQHIESQQILDSLKPIISEQVNKYISKPYDQIWQFSPQADIFQMHHEKMEAKMFIT
- a CDS encoding urease subunit beta; its protein translation is MIPGEYFISEKPIIANQGKKTITISVKNTGDRPIQVGSHTHFFESNKALEFVREQAYGFHLNIASGTSIRFEPGETKSVELTEYGGKRIVFGFSGLVNGPLSEKKSDALEKAKKGGFRGA